From the genome of Lotus japonicus ecotype B-129 chromosome 6, LjGifu_v1.2, one region includes:
- the LOC130724912 gene encoding uncharacterized protein LOC130724912 codes for MERGLRQGDMLAPFLFLIVSEGLNGLFMNAVKLGEFSGYKVGTSGSCEISLLQFADDTIFMGEASFQNVVVMKGIPVGAWADRLQTWDPVCNKIMRDFLWGGGEEDKKIAWWIDGVWYWDFLWRRPLLGRELQWFESLLSDISSVQLVEGAFDRWSWLPSSDGVYSVSSAYSFMQDPLLPTQDHALSEVWKSLAPSNIKAFSWRLLLDRIASRENLLKRQLVFRWLGVDPIIASSPRDHFIGFKIGWNNSQRRVALTVWFATVWNLWLARNSIVFKGGLFNHENIMELVKKQSWAWAKVKVKEVSYSFYAWYTNPLLCIHGL; via the exons ATGGAACGAGGCCTACGACAGGGTGATATGCTTGCCCCGTTTTTATTTCTCATTGTTTCTGAGGGTCTTAATGGTTTATTCATGAATGCTGTAAAATTGGGAGAATTTAGTGGTTACAAGGTGGGGACGAGTGGCTCATGTGAGATCTCTCTCCTTCAGTTCGCTGACGACACTATCTTCATGGGGGAGGCCTCATTCCAGAATGTGGTGGTAATGAAAG GTATTCCTGTTGGAGCATGGGCTGACCGCTTACAAACTTGGGATCCA GTTTGTAATAAGATAATGAGAGACTTTCTTTGGGGTGGTGGGgaagaagataaaaaaattgCTTGG TGGATTGATGGTGTGTGGTATTGGGATTTCCTTTGGAGGCGTCCCCTGCTGGGTAGGGAGCTGCAATGGTTTGAGTCTTTGCTGTCTGATATTAGCAGTGTTCAGCTTGTTGAAGGTGCTTTTGATCGTTGGTCTTGGTTGCCTAGTAGTGATGGTGTTTACTCGGTTAGTTCTGCATATTCTTTTATGCAGGATCCACTCTTACCGACGCAGGATCATGCTCTTTCAGAGGTTTGGAAGTCATTGGCCCCTTCGAATATTAAAGCTTTTTCCTGGAGGCTCTTGTTGGACAGGATTGCAAGTCGGGAGAATTTACTTAAACGTCAA TTGGTTTTTAGGTGGCTTGGGGTGGATCCTATTATTGCCTCTTCCCCGCGGGATCATTTCATTGGCTTCAAAATTGGCTGGAATAATTCACAAAGACGTGTTGCTTTGACTGTGTGGTTTGCCACTGTTTGGAATTTATGGCTGGCTAGGAACTCAATTGTTTTCAAGGGTGGCCTTTTCAATCATGAAAATATTATGGAATTGGTCAAAAAACAATCCTGGGCGTGGGCTAAAGTAAAGGTCAAGGAGGTCTCTTATTCATTCTATGCTTGGTATACTAATCCTTTGCTTTGCATTCATGGATTATAA